tttattgtctaaaaaatattatttattttaaatttaattaatactaGTGAGtactcattaatattttttatagtataataatatttaaatatacgttgtaaaatagaaaaataagggtaaatataataaaaaatgaataataaattgTTGATAATACGatgcaaaaaaatttataatatatgccaatagtaaaaaaaattattatagatATCCCATAAAAAtagatgatttttttatatacaaaagatactattttattatttataatgtgtgtttaattatttttaggtgGCAGAATATGATAAAATTTGTCGAGAAATTagacaaattttttcaaaaaaaaaaattggttcctgaaaaataaagatggatgaattttttttaattaaatttttttattttatttcaaaaaaaactcCTATTTTAATGCTATTAGCTGTAactctattttaatatttttgttttttaacttaatttatttgtttatatctACGTATCTGTTGCAAGAGAATCTTAAGtataacatatttttaaaatgtgtaTATTTAATTACGGTGCAACTAGGTATTTATcaaaattcatcttttaatcaatCATCatctataaaaatttaaacaaattgatgtaataattacttttagatattttctctcaaatttctctctcatatatttaaattttaaaattatatctcgttaaatttagaatatttaaatttaagattaaactgaataaaaaaaataacaaactaaaattagaattaaaataatattatcaaaatcaatttttttgttctaACTGTGGTATATAATTATTTGGGCAATTTACACATAAAATGATTGAAGAAAACGTTTACGCAAATACAACATTGACGATTTCCAGACGCAAATGCAACAAACGTAACTATATATAATCCGCTACACTCTGCAGCGGAACTTAATTGCACGTAATCCACTACAGGGTATCGCGGATTACGTTGAGGGCGGGGTTACTCATAAACCGCTACATCCTGTAGCGGTTTATGACCAAATGGCTTTTATGCATAATCCGCTACACCCTGTAGTGGATTATGAGTATAGTGGTGTTTATATGTTAGGGTTAAAAACCCATGATGCCAAACGCACGAATTGATACAAAATATAATCGTCATTCGCATTAACTCGTACAAAAATAATACAGGTATAACTACATAACTAATACAGATATAACTGTCACAAGTCGTTAACCctaacagaaaataaataagtCATAATTCATACATGGATAACTGTCAGAAATTAAGAGAGTCGGACGCTACTGCTGGTCACCGTCAACATCATGATCGCCTCCGAATGGACCAAGTAAGTGCGAGTCTGTGCCACATCGAATCGGACGCCTAACCCTCGCCGCTCGCCGATCTCTCGCGCGGAGCCTCCTGTGCCCCAACTCCAAATGCAGATGGTGGCGTCCCCCCATCCCGAACCAAGTGTCGTATGGGCTGCCTGCGGGCTCATTCAAGTCGACCGGAAGTTGGGTCTCAGGAACATGGATCTCAGGAACCTGGGTCTCAGGCATATCTGCTGGCTGTGGCCTATACTCCGTAGGGTCTGAAGGGCCGCCTGGAATCGGGCTCTGGTACTGATGAACGTCGTCACCCCGTATGAACTCACCAAAATCCGCATAGAACTGGGGTCCATACAACTGATCGTCGAAATCCATGGTGAAAGAAGTGGTAGCAAGATCGGCTAACAGCTGTGTGCACACCCAGGTAGTACCTAAGAGCAAGATACGTGGGTAAAAGGTGTACCACCCATACTAGCCTCTGCGGTGCCACTAGCATGAGTGTCTGTAGGGTGCTGACGGGACGATCCTGCCTCGTCATCGTGGTGGACGGGAGGTGCTCTTCCACCACGAGCAGCCCGTCGTCTAGCAGAAGATCGACGAAGGCGATGATTTGCCTGGCCTCCGTCATCACCACCAGTCTGCTCCTCCTGCATCCTGTCGTATAGCGAGCGCCAGTCGCGATCAGTGGCACATGTACCGATGCGTCGTCTCCGCTCTAAACGTCTGTTATTCGGCATATCGGACGCTGGAACTCTAGTCGATGTCTGCGACGACCCTCTGAGTATAGCATCGTCCGGAACCTGGGTCGGCCTGGGTCGGCGAAAGCAACTCCTAGTGACAGAATCCTATGTGCAACACGGTGCCACCAGTCCAGGTACTCAGGAGATGGACCAGGATCAGGAACTCTCTGGACACTCAACACAGAACGAAGTCACTCGTCCTAATGCTGATGCCATGTCCTATAGTAAGTGGGGAACCATCTATCTCCACCCCTGCCGTCCTTACTATGAAGATACTCTATGTTGAGCGCTGGCTCAGGCAAATGCTGTATGCCCCCTAGCTGTGGGAAGACCCTGTCAACCTGATGCCACTCAATAACTGCAAAGTAGATCAGGTTGGTGACATCCCGCCATAACCGGCTGTGCTCCTCGGTCAGTATCTCCGGATGGATGACTGCCAGTACGTCAAGCGAACCATAAGGCTCCCACACAATCTGATAGACAGGAGGCAAGGTCAGCATTATACCAATGTATTCATATAAGTCtgaaaaaaacaattaaaataacaacaaacaaaaacaaaatacttaCATCTCGATGAGTCAGTCGATCCAAAGCTAGACGATACTATATAATCCGCCGTTCCTTCCCATCAGAAGAGGGCAAATATGTGGCCCATCTGAGTAGCAGAAATAGCACATAAGTATGTAATTTCAAATATATAACGTAATGAActtgaaagaaagaatgaatTAAAGTATACCTGGATgccaatgaaaaagagaaggcaTCAAAACCCCGCGGCCTCAGTGTGGAAAACTGCCAAAAGATCCATGACTGTAGCAACTGTAGGGGTCCAACCCAGCTGCCCATATCGTCAAGTCTCGCCACAAAAGGCAACCAGCGAAGGGGGACTCGATTAGCACTCTTGTCCATGAACAGCTGTATCGACAGAAGCATCATAATATACGCGCGTGCATATATGCGCACGGTCTCCTCTGAAGCATCCGCTGGTAACACCCTAAACCGCTCATGAAACCATGTGAAGTGGACTGTGTATAACTTTCTCTTATCCGGCAGCGGAAACTCACCAAATAACTCCTCGAACCACTCCCATGCCGGCCTGGCCCCCTCGATGTGCATATGGAAGTTTGTCATGCACCCGGAAACAGCCTGGCCATCCATGGGCAGCTCGAGCTGGTATGCCACGTCCTGGAACGTGATAGTACACTCTCCGAATGGCATATGGAAAGTGTGGGTCTCAAGCCGCCACCTCTCAATAAATGTGCTGACCAGAGGTTCATCTAACCAGAACCAATGCGCGTTCAGTCTAGCCAGGTGGTACAACCCAGCCCTCTCTAAGTAAGGTATGATCCTATCATGTAACGGCATATTCTGTTGCCTACGGACGCTATACACACATCGGATTGGCTGCATTTTCAGAAATAAAGAACACCGGCTTAATTTCTAACAATAACATCACCAACCAAACTATAGCTTGTATTTCTAGTCTTAAGCTACTTGGGTTTTGAAATTACTAATTTACCTCTCTACCTTGACTATTAAATGTTAGATGTCAAAgtttatatttcaaattttcatttaCAAACCAAAACCTAAACTAAGTCTCTATCTATCTAATTAATGAATTACTTCCttaatattgaataaaatatacatttattAAAATAGTGTTTGGACATACAGACACTTACCTCTACATCGATGGTTCCGGCTACGTGAGCAACGCCGTCGAGCCGGTACAACCGCCGTTCATCCTCCATTCTTCCAAACtactcaaatattttaaattttttctctcttctctctactttctctctctaactttCTTTCCAAAATAACTCAAATGATTTTCGCTACAGCCTCATGCGGTATATATGGACAAACCACTATACTCATAATCCACTAAATGGTGTAACGGATTATGCATAAAAGCCATTTGGTCATAAACCGCTACAGGGTGTAGCGGTTTATGAGTAACCCCGCCTTCAACATAATCCGCGATACCCTGTAGCGGATTACGTGCAATTAAGTTCCGCTACAGGGTGTAGCGGATTATATATAGTTGCGTTTGTTGTATTTGCGTCTGGAAATTGCCAATGTTGTATTTACATAAACGTTTTCTTCAATCATTTTATATGTGTAAATTGCTCTAATTATGTACCACGAGTAACGAACACAATTATACTTCGATTAGTTTTGGATATGTTAACAAAGTTATTTAGTGAACaatcttataattttatgtgttaaaaaataattactgcTTATAAAATACGAGGACAAATTTTGGATATGTATCAAAAGAATTTTGTGTGTTCTTATTATGTTAGATAGAtgtgttttaaaataatttatgttaataaaaatataaatttaaatttaaataaattttagatatttattaaaaatattttatattatattattattttaaatgtgtTATGAAGATAtgtaaaatcataaataattaatttgactattaattaTTATACTCATATTTTCGTTTTGTTCAACAATAAAGTAACCTCTTCTCGTGCATGGAGAATTCATGTGTACGTTATACcgtcattttattttattttattttaatgaaatagtagtgcaaaaagaaataaaaaaatttaatgtttactagtgaaaaaaaaaaaagatatgcaATCGATCAACGAAAAAAAGGAAGATGCATTTTGTTTTAACAAGAAAAGTTATGACAGCGACAACACAGTAATACCACAGTGATGACAATGACAATAAcaattataataacaataaataaatagaaaaagaaataaaaaaaacaaaaatttgatgcaagaaaaaataaatgaagcAGAAAATTATAGACACAATGACAGCAAATTATTGATGATGTTGACCAGTATATTaagaaagaaataatgaaagataaaagaaacaaaagtaaCTGTTTTATTTCCAGAGaggaagttaaaaaaattttagttaatgAGAGTTAAATTAAGGGTAATATGTTacctaaaaaaatatgaaagtaattcaatcaaagaataatcaaataatattattaaaataaaagactgaacaaatgttaaaaattaaaagatggaTAACATTTCAATATACTCTGAGACTTTTTTTAAACCGATTTTGTTTAGCAACATTGATTAGTCGTCACAACAAATATTATGGGAAAACAAATTCAATCTGCTATCATATGTACATTATTGAGAAGAAAAACTGCTATCATATCAAAATCTGTGTTATAAAACTTACATCACAAATACAATCATGCCTTATTGCCTTATAACTTAAATAATAACCAAGTCTATCCAAGATATCAATTCCCTTCAACAGAACAGAACTATGAGCGACTCAGTCGTGAAACTTGTATTAGCAATGGCTAAAGCATATTGTATCCGTGTTAATGACCTATGCATTTTGTTCTGTTTTCCTTTTGAAATCTGGCACAAATCTATTGGCTCTCTGGATTCTATcctcatttttattaataacagtctcaagacaaaaatataaaaatattaaaatgattatttttctattgtttCAATACCTTATAGTTTATATAGTATTTTAACGTGACTTCCATTTCTTCTCAAACATTTAGAGTTATATCTATAGATTGCAATGATTCCCTGTTCCTAactatatattttgattttctaaCAACAACATATACATTTGAAGCAGCTTTCTTAAAAGATTCCCTCTCTCTGGTGCTGCAAAGTTAGGGTTTCCTATGACCAGGTACACTACCCTTTTCATTTCTTCAATTATTGCTTGTTGTAATTTCAGCTCAGGTATTAGCAGTTGTCAACTTCTGCTTATTCTTCATGTGTTGATTTTGCTTGATTTCTTGTTAGCTAGTTTTAAGTTTGTTAGAATTTGAAATTCGGTTACTGATTAAGCATTTTGTTACTAGCTGATTCTGTTTTCTGGTTTAGCTTCTTGGAGCTTAGTTAGTTTTCTGCTTCTTTGTGAAGTATGAGGAATCATCAATATTGAAAGAATATTCAGTTTTCTGCTACCGAACTCAAGATTCTGATATACTCTTTTGCAATATTTGATATTTCTATGCAGCATTTCACAGTGGGAATTGTAGTGGTGTGGGTCAATAGAATCTTTTGATCAAAGAAACAATAGTGGAGTATTTGGTTCTTCAGCATATACACTATCACAAAGTATTGGTAGAGTTTAAGACTCCCAAAAAAGCTATTCAAGGTTTAACCTTCtacttctttatttatttattatcactGTTAAACtattgagttttattttatctttatctttatctttattttctctgttAAATTATTATGCATGCTTATCTATACTTACTTATGTATGCTTGTTTGTGTAAACCATTCATAgtgaaagtataaattatattgatgaTAAGATTTATTTGTTGTGGTTTCtcgttgaataaaaaaaattaaaaagtgaatATTATCCCTTCGATATGtaagaaattaaattcattaataatGAAAAACCAGAACCGAAGCTGGATGTATGATAGAACGTATGATCAGAGGCGGGGTCTTAAACCCAGTTTTATTAAAGGGGTAAATGAATTTGTGGATGTGTGTACTAGAACTCATGAATTTCTCAAAGGAGGTTTAGTTAGGTGTCCATGTGCCAGATGTCAAAGTGGGACGTTTAAACAGTTGGTCGACATTAAGATTGATCTATATACTCATGGGTTTAAACCTAATTATTGGGTTTGGATAGAGCATGGAGAAGAGATACCCACAGAGAATCAGATTAGGATAGAAGAAGATATTGAAAGTAGCTCTGAATTAGATGGTGTTACATGGGAAGAAAATTTTGATCGTTATCATGAGATGGTTGTTGATGCTTTGCAACTTGAGTTTCACATGTACATGCAACCAACAGTGGAGGAACCAAATCGAGATGCTAAAAGATTTTATGACCTCTTAGATTCAGTTAGTAAACCCTTGTGGGAAAATTGTATCCATTCACGATTGTCACTTGCTAGTAGGATGCTGAGTATAAAATCAGAGGGAAACCAATCCCAGGGATCTTTTGACCAGTGGGCAACTTTGTTTAGAGAAATGCAAACAACTCCAAATGAAATTCCTGCGAATTACTATGAAGCTAAGAAAATTGTTTTCCAACTTGGGTTTAAGGAGGTTAAGATAGATTGTTGTGTCAATGGTTGTATGATATATTACAAAGAGGAAAAAGATCTTAGACAATGTAAATTTTGTGGGGAGCAGAGATTTAAGCCTaggaaggaaaaaaataaagaggtgCCATATAAAAGAATACATTATTTGCCATTGATTCCAAGGCTACAAAGGTTGTATGCATCAATGAGTACTGCCCCTCATATGTTGTGGCATCACCAAAATCGCAGAAATGACGACGTGATGACACATCCTTCCCATGGTGAAGCATGGAAACATTTTGATACCAAGCATCCTCATTTTGCAAGCGAACCGCGTAATGTTAGACTTGGACTTTGTTCTGATGGGTTTTCTCCTAATGTTCATTTTAGCACACCGTACTCTTGTTGGCCTGTTATAGTTACCCCTTATAACCTTCCACCTCATATGTGTATGAAAGACCCTTTTTTGTTCCTAACGTGCATCATACCCGGAAAAGAAAATCCCAAAGCAAAAAGTGATGTTTATCTTCAACCATTGATAGATGAACTTAAAGAGTTATGGGATGAAGGCGTCCTAACATACGACATTCATAGCAAGAGTTAGGCTTAGCAGCGAACAGGTCTACGAAAGAGTTAGACACTATCCTAAAATAGTTGACACAGGAGGACAAGTGAGATTGAGCGGATATGGGGTGGAACACAATTGGACCAAAAGGAGTATATTTTGGGATCTCCCATATTGGAAAGATCATTTGGTTCCTCATTGTTTGGATCTAATGCATATtgagaagaattttttttgataaCATAATGAATACCGTTATGGATACTGAAAGAACAAAAGACAATGAAAAGGCAAGGTTAGACATGGCTGTGCTTTGTAAGCGACCAGATTTGAATTTGGTGCAGGTACGCGAAGGTCATTGGGCAAAGCCTAAGGGCAACTATGTCTTGACACTCCAACAACGAAAAATCTGTGAGTGGTATGACCCTACTATGCCTCAGGGAATGCGTAGACACAAAGACTACAAAATAATTGAAGTATTACTCACTAGGAGATATGGGAGTTACAATCCATTCATCCTTGCGCAAAAAGCTGGACAAGTGTATTACATGCCATATCCACAAGGCTGTAAGTCTAATTGGAAGGTTGTGATTACATGTAAACCACGAAAAATAATGGAGGAGGCACAAAATGAATCTGAAACCGAGGTGTATCAGAATGATGAGCCTCCACATTCTAGGATCATTTCAGAAACTGAGTTTCCACCATCATTAGCATCTACGTCAGGAGATGTTGATATGATACAACTTCAAGTAGTTGACCTCCAGGTTCCTAACGTAAATAATGAGGAGGACGATGACATTGAGAACTATGATGACGATGATGCTTACATTGATGATGATGGAAGTTCAGAATTCTCAAATTGAGGTTTTAGTTGTAAATTCTTAGTTtgcaaatttattaatttacttttaaGACTCTTGAACCTTGACTTTAAGAACTCTCAGCCATTGATTCCTTTAAACTTTGAAGCATGCATTTTTCGacatttttctaaattaaattacaatttttattctttacccaatttcacttttttttttattaaagaaaaatctgCTTCTGCTATATTCTTTACCCAATTTGTGGCATATCTCCCAAAACATGCTGCTTTTTACTACTAGCTGATGACACTACTAgcttattttactttaattgcATATTTGCTAATACTCCTCTTGCTGCTGCTACTTCAATGAGCTGGCAGTGCAGGGTTAGAATATGCTGTAAAAAATCCTGCAGCCACTGATTCCTTTAAACTTTGAAGCATGCATTTTCCTCTCATCTTCCTACTCTTCCTTCCCATGCATTTTCCTTCCTACTCTTCCTACTCTTCCTACTCTTTACTGAATTCAAATCTGCAAAAGTATTTTACTACTAGCTGATGACACTACTAGCTGATTTTACTTTAATTGCATTTTACTTTAACTAGTATGGATAATAACTTGCTTATTTTAATGTGTACAGGATATGGTTGGTAGAGATGGAGATTGCGGCCGTGGCCGTGGCCGTGGCCGTGGCCGAGGCCGAAAGGGGAGGCCTAGGCTTTCTACTGGTCAGCCCCTTGACTTGCATGCGGATCCATACTCTCTCGTTGGGTCATCATCCGACACGACTGCTCCAACCAATGGGAGACCGCCACCTATTGCTACTACTACCCCCTCCCGTCAGGAGCCTCAGATACAAATGATGCCTACTCCGGGTGTGCCAAGATCATGCACTCAACAAGCCAATGAACCTTCCAATACTGCCTCACATGGTATGCAGAGTGATCCAGGTATTGTAGCTCCCAGTCGACCAGAATCTTGTGGGGAACGACAAACCACATCTAATAGTACCCAAGATGCTCAGGGTCAAGGAACATCCACTGCCACTGGTCACTCCAGCACAAGTGCTCCAAAGCTTAGATATGATGGTGCCAAATGGTTTTTTATTtgctttaaattttatgaatagCATGTCTCATTTTTACTAAGTAATATGTCATTatcattttttggtttttgatgtAGTTGGCACCCACCTAAGCTTGGATTGAAACGTATTTCTCAGGTTTTTAAGAAAAACTACAACAAGCCTTGGCTGAGTTTTGATGAGGCAGATGATG
The genomic region above belongs to Arachis duranensis cultivar V14167 chromosome 3, aradu.V14167.gnm2.J7QH, whole genome shotgun sequence and contains:
- the LOC107478695 gene encoding uncharacterized protein LOC107478695; translation: MKNQNRSWMYDRTYDQRRGLKPSFIKGVNEFVDVCTRTHEFLKGGLVRCPCARCQSGTFKQLVDIKIDLYTHGFKPNYWVWIEHGEEIPTENQIRIEEDIESSSELDGVTWEENFDRYHEMVVDALQLEFHMYMQPTVEEPNRDAKRFYDLLDSVSKPLWENCIHSRLSLASRMLSIKSEGNQSQGSFDQWATLFREMQTTPNEIPANYYEAKKIVFQLGFKEVKIDCCVNGCMIYYKEEKDLRQCKFCGEQRFKPRKEKNKEVPYKRIHYLPLIPRLQRLYASMSTAPHMLWHHQNRRNDDVMTHPSHGEAWKHFDTKHPHFASEPRNVRLGLCSDGFSPNVHFSTPYSCWPVIVTPYNLPPHMCMKDPFLFLTCIIPGKENPKAKSDVYLQPLIDELKELWDEGVLTYDIHSKS